Part of the Nicotiana sylvestris chromosome 5, ASM39365v2, whole genome shotgun sequence genome is shown below.
tgtTGTTGAtagcaaaacaccatttgaaaaatggtacggaaagcctgctgtagattatgactctttgcacgtgtttggctcaactgcatattatcatgtgacagagtcaaaattggatccaagggcaaagaaggctatttttatgggaattacttctggagtcaaaggatatcgcttatggtgtcctatgacaaagaaagtaatattcagcagggatgttacctttgatgaatctgctatggtaaataaggtaacagaagataccaaacaaaatgaaggtgcttctaggcaggtggagtttgagggaaaatttatttttcctacacaagaagcagaggaggaaacaaatgaagattaccctctggaaggagagctagtagaggagattccaactcaggaacctcaacaacaacttgaatcaatagcaaccagcaggccaaaaagaacaataacaaaacctgttcgtctcatagagacggttgcttgtgcaacctcaattgtagctgatgatgttcctaccacttataaagacgcagtccaaagttcagaagaagataagtggaggattgccatgaatgatgaaatacagtcccttcatcagaatcatacatggagattggccaatctcccgaagggaaagaaagcaattgggtgcaaatgggtatttgcaaagaaggaagaatttcctaaccaagtagatgttcgctacaaagcaagattggtggccaaaggatatgctcaaaaggagggaattgattacaatgaagtgttttctccagttgtaaaacattcctccattagaattatgttggctttggtagcacaattggatttggaactagttcagatggatgtaaaaactgcgtttttacatggaaacttggaggaggaaatctacatgactcagccagaaggattcaaagttgctggaaaagaaaatatggtgtgcaaacttgaaaaatcgttgtacggattgaaacaatcttctagacaatggtacaagcgatttgacgagtttatgttgcggcaagggtacaagagaagcaaatacgatcattgtgtgtatttgcgcaagcttaaagatggttcctttgtatatcttctcctatatgttgatgatatgttgatagcttccaagaattcggaagaaattgataagttgaagattcaactgaagaaggagttcgagatgaaggatttgggtgaggcaaagaaaattcttggcatggagataataagagatagacgttcaaagaaactctgtttatctcagaaagaatatttgaaaagagtactacaacgttttggcatagatgaaaagactaagccagttagtactccacttgctccccattttaagctaagtactactatgtcgccaaatgatgAAGCTGAAGAGGAGTATATGTCAAGGGTACCAtatgcaaatgttgttggtagcttgatgtatgcaatggtccgtacgagacctgacatttcacaagctgttagagttattagcagatatatgcataatcgaGGAAAAGAGCATtgacaagctgtgaagtggattctacggtatattcataatactgtagatgttgggttagtttttgagcaggaatgcAATCAGTCTGtaattggatattgtgactcagattttgcgggtgatctggacaaacgaagatcaactactcgttatgtgtttacttttgcaaaggctccagttagttggaagtctactttgcagttaacagttgctttgtctacaacagaggcagagtacatggctattacagaggctgtaaaggaggcaatttggcttcaaggattgctaaaggagcttggtgttgaacaaaaaggtatcacaattttttgtgatagtcaaagtgctattcaattagcgaagaaccaagtttatcatgcaaggacgaagcacattgatgttcggtatcatttcgtacgagaaatcatagaagaaggtggagtcacagtgaagaaaattcatactacggagaatcctgctgatatgctgacaaaggtggtgactgcggtcaagtttcaacattgtttggatttgatcaacattgttgaacactgaagattgaagatgaagacacaaccaaaatttgttattgagagagaattgaagatgtggaattttgccaaggtggagatttgttgaatatgACAATATCCCACATCGGTTGGGAAGTAAACTTGGTGGGAATTAtttcctataaaaggaggcctaatgtttaggatttaaacacacctctcatttgccttcttatcttcttaaggcatttgtatcttctctctttagtattatttcacttgtatttttggagtggaataaaatattggttgtgtccgaggagtaggcaaaattagccgaacctcataaattctggtgttccttttattgttgctttattgtcttatttattatttggtgactgtcataatttttggtatagtagttgtgacttattcacactatatacatttggcttccgcaacaattggtatcagagctcgtTGACTTTAATGGAAGAAAGAATATAAGAAACCAGCATTTTGTTGCATGATTACAGGAGGGAACTTAAGTAAATATCACTAAAGACTGTGATGCCTTTTCCATTGAAATTtcagaaaacaaagaaaagcaagTGAGAGTATAATCACTCAATATAGCTTAAGGGAACTCCACATGCAATGAAATGCACcagttgaaatgaaagaaatgtAGAATGGATTGGTATAACCTTTTAAAGCATTGAAGAGAAGGTTCTCAGCAGTTCTCTGTGATTCTTCGTGGACAAGATCATGAACCAAGGACTTCCCCATTGCTTCTTCAATTGATAACCCTGTCAACTCTGCCACTTTGGCATTCCATCCATTTATGCGACCTTCAACATCAACGGCAAATATGGGTGCTGTAGCAGTCTCTATCAATCTAACCATTTCTCTGGCAACAGATCTCAGCTCATCCATCCTTTGCAACTCCGCTTCCCCGAGCTGAGCATGCTCGACAGCCATAGAATTACTTGCCTCAGCATCCTTGAATGAATCACGTAGAATAAGCTGCAAAGAGTGAATTGCATCCATTTCTGGATTCTCCCATGGTAAACTGCGGCTCTTAACAACTTCCAGAAATGCCTTGAAGGAAGAGCGTGGATGCATTCTCTGCCAATCATCTTTGTCTTCTGGATGATGCTTTGCGCCACCCCATTTTAACTCACTCGCAGTGTGTGAGCGGAACCAAAACAGGAAATCTTGTGAAGTTACATAAGCAACAGCCATCCCACAAACCGCATCACCAAGTGAAGTTGCCCCAGGATACCCTGCATCGGCCAAACTATCAGTACTCAAACCTGTTGAGTCAGCATGATAGGTCAATAGCCACTCCACGATTCCCTTTATCTGGGATTCATTAGGTGTAATACCCATAGGATAGTACTTCCCCTGGTAGTACAAAGCGGCCCCATCGCATTTCACAAGGTCGACAATACTGGGACTCTGAGTAACAATCCCCGTAGGTGAGTCTCGAAGAAGCATGTCACATAACAATGTTTGTGTCCTTAAGACATGTTTTTCAGCCAACTGTGATGCCAATTGTAATTCCATGTTTAGTTGGAGCCCAAACGCCTGCATAAGGAATTCACAGGCATAACGAAGGGGGAAAGGAATGCACCGAGCAGAAGTGTGGTGTCCAACGACCAAGCCCCATAATCTCATTGTATTTCGGCCTCCTCCAACAATTTCATCATCATTACCATTTATAATAACAGCCAGTGTTAGTGACGCAACATTGCCCATATTGACCATGTACTGGGGGTGGCAACCATGAGGGGCCCTAAGTGTTGAACCAACTAAACACAGAGGCTGCTCGAGCGATTCATCCTGAATAACCCGCACAGGGTTGGCAGTACAGTCCACAATCATTCTAACCCTATTCTGCTTAAACAAGAATCTCGATGCTTGTGGAATATCAGTAGCCGGATAATGCAAACCAATATAAGGCTCCAAATCATCTCTCTTACTCTCTGCCACGACCTCCCCATGCTCATCCTCATGAAACTTGTACACCATAACTCGATCATATCCCGTGAGCTCCCTCACACTCTTGACAACAGTATCACACAAAAGCTTAATATCTCCACCGGGGAGCGATTGCAAGAGCGAAATAGCCCTTACAGCAAGTTTCTGTGATTGCACAGCTCCAGCAATAGACAATGCAGGGTCCTCTGTTCTAGCAGGCTCCAAATCAATTACAATACCAACATCAATCCTATGCAAAATCGCGTAAAATGGCCTCCCCGAAATCCTGGAATGAATCCAAATCGGATTCAACAAAGCAATCTCACGCGCCCCGAAAGCACCTTCAAGCAAAACAGAGCTTGAAGGAGCAAAAAGGGTCCTAACATCAgttccaattttcaaaaattcaactttttcaAGACTTGGAACTGACTGTGGCATTATACCGAGCATGTCGCGTGCGTTTTCACTATAAGCAATAACACAAAAACTCGACTCATCTGCAGCTACTGTACAACCAAATGGTTGAATATGACCACCTCTTTGAATTTTATTCAAGTAAGCAGTAATTTGATGTTCTGGAACAGACTCATTTGTATTTCTAACAGATTGTGAATAATCAAATGATTTTCCTGAAACTCCTGATTGTTCAAATGCAGCATGTAGTCTAGCATCTGTAGTATATTGTGCTACTGCTTTACTTATTGATgtattattatgattattattattgttattacttGTACCTGAAAATTGAGCTTGATGTAGTTTTGGTTTGTGATTACGAGCATGCTTTCCTCTGCTTCCACTTCCAGAAGCCATTTTTGAGCTAAGTGATCAAGAAATACCGACTGAAgatgcttttcttcttttttctattaTAGGAAAAAAGAGAGACAAGGAATATAAATAAAAATAGTACAGTAATAAGTACAAATAATTAACACAGATGTTGTTTTAAAGATTAATAACAAGTTAAAAGTGACCCacaataacaatttaaaaaaacGGATTGAGAATTTAAATTTTATGAGTTTGTGATGCTAGAACAATGATATTTAAGTATTAATTTTTTTGTTTCAATTTAAATGATATAGTGTGCTTATCGAAAGTCAAACATTGTAAATTTTGGTCAATATTTTAAAATGTATTTTTTTGTATCATATTGACATgagaaaaattataattttttcgtaaagttttaaaaaattttaattttaattttaaaatattgagtTAAATTAGTCTAAGTTAGCTTTAAAGTTTAGTCAAATTGACTCTTGATAAACAAAATATATCATCTAAATATATATCACACCAAAATTATTGGGTTTAAATAAAATGGTATGTTAAACTCTAAGTCTACCCCTAACTATTTGTAATAAGCTTAATATGATTACATAGAAAATAAAGTTAATAATATGTTATCATAAGTAAAAGAATTGTGAATtataatagtaaaaaaaaaaaaaaactttgacACTTTCACTATGTAAAGTGACTCTAATTTAAGAATGGCAAAATGCTAGGATTACATTATTTAATTTAATGCAAACATCGGATTGAGATAAGTATAACTCTtgattatattttttaatatcgtgagatttttctttttcttctatcaCAAAgtataattatttacaaatatacAATGTATCAATTGGTGTAAAATAAATTCACTAACACAAacaaataatttgaaaaataatattcAATTAGATAAAGTAAATAAAAGTTGAACaaccaccaaaggatgtggtgtAGTGAATAAGGCTACTTATCTCTTGTTTAATCAGAGATTTCGGGTTTGAGTCATGGGTATGAAAAAATCCTCCCAAATAGGGCCTTATCCAACATGAATTCGAATATAGTCGGGTTCCAATGCGGATAAAAAAAAATTGAGCATGAAAACGTGGCAAAGAAACCTGAGACGTCATGATCTAGAAGTACAATTCTCTCCACTACTTTGGACTCATTCAtgaatcttttctttttcctccttTTTTATGCATAAATTGGATATTTAATAATTATCTGGATTTTGTCTATTCTCTGTTTTCTTAGCTGGATATATTTGTGGATGTGGTGACATGAATTTCTATTTGACAATAAAAGCAGATCTTTTCATTGGCTGCATTTGCTGAGACCATGTGGGAAATATGAAGTCCACACTCTTCCCCCATCTTATAGTAAAACGGTGTCGTCCCAACAAGAATTGAAGtttataattataataataatagtaataata
Proteins encoded:
- the LOC104210348 gene encoding phytochrome B-like, which translates into the protein MASGSGSRGKHARNHKPKLHQAQFSGTSNNNNNNHNNTSISKAVAQYTTDARLHAAFEQSGVSGKSFDYSQSVRNTNESVPEHQITAYLNKIQRGGHIQPFGCTVAADESSFCVIAYSENARDMLGIMPQSVPSLEKVEFLKIGTDVRTLFAPSSSVLLEGAFGAREIALLNPIWIHSRISGRPFYAILHRIDVGIVIDLEPARTEDPALSIAGAVQSQKLAVRAISLLQSLPGGDIKLLCDTVVKSVRELTGYDRVMVYKFHEDEHGEVVAESKRDDLEPYIGLHYPATDIPQASRFLFKQNRVRMIVDCTANPVRVIQDESLEQPLCLVGSTLRAPHGCHPQYMVNMGNVASLTLAVIINGNDDEIVGGGRNTMRLWGLVVGHHTSARCIPFPLRYACEFLMQAFGLQLNMELQLASQLAEKHVLRTQTLLCDMLLRDSPTGIVTQSPSIVDLVKCDGAALYYQGKYYPMGITPNESQIKGIVEWLLTYHADSTGLSTDSLADAGYPGATSLGDAVCGMAVAYVTSQDFLFWFRSHTASELKWGGAKHHPEDKDDWQRMHPRSSFKAFLEVVKSRSLPWENPEMDAIHSLQLILRDSFKDAEASNSMAVEHAQLGEAELQRMDELRSVAREMVRLIETATAPIFAVDVEGRINGWNAKVAELTGLSIEEAMGKSLVHDLVHEESQRTAENLLFNALKGEEDKNIEIKFRTFGAEQLKRALFVVVNACSSKDYMNNIVGVCFVSQDVTAQKVVMNKFIRIQGDYKAVMHSPNPLIPPIFVSDESTYCVEWNTAMEKLTGWNRGEIIGKMLVGEIFGNFCRFKGPDTMTKFMIVLHNAIGGQDTEKFSFSFSDRNGKFVHALFTANKRVNMDGQIIGAFCFLQIASPELQQTLSMQRQQERTSISQMKGLAYIFRELKNPLNGIRFANSLLEATDLTEDQKQFLETNVACERQMSNIIRDVDLDNIENGSLELEKAEFFLASVIDAVVSQVMLLLRERGVQLIRDIPEEIKTLRVYGDQVRIQQIFADFLQIMASYAPSPEGWVEVHLRPSMKQISNGVTIVRIEFRIVCPGEGLPPELIQDMFHNSKWVTQEGLGLSMCRKTLNLMNGEVQYIRQSERCFFLIILELPMPQRGSKSVG